From one Gossypium hirsutum isolate 1008001.06 chromosome D08, Gossypium_hirsutum_v2.1, whole genome shotgun sequence genomic stretch:
- the LOC107953334 gene encoding membrane-anchored ubiquitin-fold protein 6, translating to MANDEELIELKFRIYDGTDIAHNTYTSSMTVANLKQKIVAEWPREKTVTPKSINDLKLIHAGKVLENNKTLADFRITFDELPVGFIIMHVVVQLATTKKKTEKSKEDVQKLNSCGCVIL from the exons ATGGCTAATGATGAGGAGCTTATTGAgcttaaatttcgcatttatgaTGGGACAGATATAGCACACAATACTTACACATCATCTATGACTGTTGCAAATCTTAAGCAAAAGATTGTTGCTGAGTGGCCTCGAG AGAAAACAGTCACACCAAAGTCAATAAATGATCTGAAACTTATACATGCTGGTAAAGTtctggaaaacaacaaaacactcGCTGATTTCAGGATAACATTTGATGAACTTCCTGTCGGTTTCATTATAATGCATGTGGTAGTGCAGCTAGCtacaacaaaaaagaaaacag AAAAGAGCAAGGAGGATGTGCAAAAGCTGAATTCGTGCGGGTGTGTTATTCTTTAA